From the genome of Salvia splendens isolate huo1 chromosome 7, SspV2, whole genome shotgun sequence:
gaatgtgttaaataaatagataaaaaagtaagagaaggaaaaaaatagagagaataaactaaaagtgaataaagtagagagaataaagtaagagagaatgaataaagtagagagaataaagtaactATATAGAGAAATGATTCAACTATGAGGAaattttccaaaatagaaaaatgactcaactatggagaaacggaaggagtactacACATGGTACAATCACGTGATGTGCTTCTCCCGGTAGGCGAAAAACTCAAAACACATGTATGGTACTACAATACAAAATATGTGAAGAGTAGATATTTAGATTTAGACTAGTTTTTTAGCTACTGCAAacccaaaaaataattaaaatatgaaagcaATCTGATTTATAGCTGGcgttaaataattaattctcaTGTACAGCTTATTTAGGAGTCAATTATATACCCGTGGGAGCCACACGACATTTACTTTTGTACACAGCAACTTGGCTGTCTGAATTTTCCACCAGAAAAATAGTATTAGCTCGGAAGATTTgtcccagttttccattttcattcgtccctcaaaatttgtcctatttcacttttaccatttttgatagtgggtctcatattccatcaactcattcttactcacattttattataaaactaatatataaaagtagatcTCATAATccgctaactttttcaactcactttctattatatttcttaaaacccatgcccGGTCAAACTGAGACGAATTTTAGGGGATGGAGGTAGTAGTAGGAAAAATATATTCGAGCACGAGGTCACACGTGAAGGTCGAGGCAATTTCAAGGATATATCCACTATACTTAAAACGTATTGCACCCAAAATTGAATTATTCCATTTTTCTATGAATACAGAGTCAATTCAACCCACCCGTTTACACCTTGCAACCAATATATATTCAGATCCcgcaataataataaaaaaaaaaacattaacacAAGTAGTAGTTGTATTTCGATGGCTTCTATCTCTACTTCCACTCACATAATAGCCATTCACCAAACCACTCACTTCAACAAAAATCTTCCAAATCATGATGGCCACTGCTCATTTCTTCGCCGGAGTAATTTCCACAGATCTCAATCAACAAGACCATCAAACAAGTAAATATTAGAATTATAAAATGTGTTATTAGTAGTTTGtgatttacattttttttaaaattaatttgggGTTTCAATTTTTAGGGACTTTTTTGTCCGGAGAGCTACCCCGGAGATCGCCGGAGAAATCATCGTTTCAAATCCTCTCTCCGGCATACCATTTATCGGAGACAATCCATTGTAAGTTTCTctaaatttcaaaatcatcAAATCAAGTATGATTAATAAATCCATGatgtttaattaattgttgcagGCTTGCTGGAATTTTGGCATTAACTGTAGGTGTACCACTTATGATCCAAAGGATAGTTGCATTTACAAGTAAGcgatttataattaattaattaattattgtagaTCCGAAATAATTGAGTAACGGATGTGTAGAGCAAATCGAGGCGGCGTCGCAGGCGGTGGAGAAAATAGCGGACACGGTGGAGAATATGGCCGACGAGGTGGACAAAGCGGCAGAGGAGCTGAAGGCGGCGCTGCCAGACGGCCGGCTGAAGGAGGCCGTTACTTTTGTGGAAAAGCTTGCTGAAAATACATCTGATGGGGCAGATAAAGTCAGCGATTTAATGGACAtggtaattttttgtttttcaatttaCATTTATGAAATTATACTCCACTTAATGTCCATATCGGATGCTTTAATTAAATGTGTATCCATTACTTTTCTATGTTAGTACTATCActtaataagaaaataattattgccAACAATTATTGGGTTGATAGGATGAAG
Proteins encoded in this window:
- the LOC121811343 gene encoding uncharacterized protein LOC121811343; its protein translation is MASISTSTHIIAIHQTTHFNKNLPNHDGHCSFLRRSNFHRSQSTRPSNKDFFVRRATPEIAGEIIVSNPLSGIPFIGDNPLLAGILALTVGVPLMIQRIVAFTKQIEAASQAVEKIADTVENMADEVDKAAEELKAALPDGRLKEAVTFVEKLAENTSDGADKVSDLMDMVQELDDKLDEFMDKDKNTGTGKA